One genomic segment of Pongo abelii isolate AG06213 chromosome 13, NHGRI_mPonAbe1-v2.0_pri, whole genome shotgun sequence includes these proteins:
- the ZNF782 gene encoding zinc finger protein 782 isoform X4, whose product MCPKSPDGGSASRRRALELEKPGFKDIGHESFSEFPGIPRLWQSQEENSSVHSFTGYCFTKPELIFTLEQGEDPWLLEKEKGFLSRNSPEDSQPDEISEKSPENQGKHWWQVLFTNKLLTTEQEISGKPQNRDINIFPARMMPCKCDTAGSACQGLSLMAPHCQYSKEKAHEHNVCDKWLISIKDGRTNTQEKSLAYSKIVKTLHHKGEVIQHRTIQTLGQDFEYNENRKAFLEKAALVTSNSTHPKGKSYNFNKFGENKYDKSTFIIPQNIHPEKSHYEFNDTGNCFCRITHKTLTGGKSFNPKSHIRERHRVHIGVKPSEYGKSFNRNSTLPVHQRTHATDKYSDYHPCTETFSYQSTFSVHQKVHIRAKPYEYNECGKSCSMNSRLIWPQKSHTGEKPYECHECQKAFSEKSRLRKHQRTHTGEKPYKCDGCEKAFSAKSGLRIHQRTHTGEKPFECHECGKSFNYKSILIVHQRTHTGEKPFECNECRKSFSHMSGLRNHRRTHTGERPYKCDECGKAFKLKSGLRKHHRTHTGEKPYKCNQCGKAFGQKSQLRGHHRIHTGEKPYKCNHCGEAFSQKSNLRVHHRTHTGEKPYQCEECGKTFRQKSNLRGHQRTHTGEKPYECNECGKAFSEKSVLRKHQRTHTGEKPYNCNQCREAFSQKSNLRVHQRTHTGEKPYKCDKCGKTFSQKSSLREHQKAHPGD is encoded by the exons GGTACTGCTTTACAAAACCAGAACTGATCTTCACATTGGAACAAGGAGAAGATCCATGGTtattagagaaagagaaaggatttcTAAGCAGGAACTCCCCAG aaGACTCCCAACCTGATGAAATCTCAGAGAAGAGCCCAGAAAATCAAGGCAAACATTGGTGGCAAGTTTTATTCACCAATAAATTATTGACTACAGAGCAAGAAATTTCAGGAAAACCACAGAATCGAGACATAAACATTTTTCCTGCAAGAATGATGCCTTGTAAATGTGACACTGCGGGGTCTGCTTGCCAGGGTCTCAGCCTGATGGCCCCACACTGTCAGTATTCAAAAGAAAAGGCTCATGAGCATAATGTTTGTGACAAATGGCTCATCAGTATTAAGGATGGCAGAACTAACACTCAAGAGAAATCTTTGGCTTATAGTAAAATTGTGAAAACCCTCCATCATAAGGGGGAAGTTATTCAACATCGGACAATTCAGACTCTGGGGCAAGATTTTGaatataatgaaaatagaaaagctTTTCTTGAAAAGGCTGCCCTTGTTACATCTAACAGTACCCACCCAAAAGGAAAATCTTACAATTTCAATAAATTTGGGGAAAACAAATATGATAAATCAACCTTTATTATTCCTCAGAACATTCATCCAGAGAAGAGTCACTATGAGTTTAATGATACTGGAAATTGTTTCTGTAGAATCACTCACAAAACTCTCACAGGAGGGAAATCTTTCAACCCAAAGTCACACATTAGAGAACGTCATAGAGTTCATATAGGGGTGAAACCCTCTGAATATGGAAAAAGTTTCAACCGTAATTCAACCCTCCCAGTGCATCAGAGAACTCATGCAACAGATAAATACTCCGATTATCACCCATGTACAGAGACATTCAGCTACCAGTCAACTTTCAGTGTACATCAGAAGGTTCACATAAGGGCAAAACCCTATGAGTAtaatgaatgtgggaaatccTGCTCTATGAATTCACGCTTGATTTGGCCTCAGAAAAGtcacacaggggagaaaccctatgaatgtcaTGAATGCCAGAAAGCCTTCAGTGAGAAGTCACGCCTAAGAAAACATCAGAGAACTCACACGGGAGAGAAACCATATAAATGTGATGGATGTGAGAAAGCTTTCAGTGCAAAGTCAGGCCTAAGAATACACCAGAGAACCCACACAGGGGAGAAACCATTCGAATGTCATGAATGTGGGAAATCTTTTAACTATAAGTCAATCCTCATAGTGCATCAGAGaactcacacaggggagaaacctTTTGAATGTAATGAATGCAGGAAATCTTTCAGCCATATGTCAGGCCTAAGGAATCATCGaagaactcacacaggggaaagACCATATAAATGTgatgaatgtgggaaagctttcAAACTGAAGTCAGGCCTGAGGAAACATCATAGAACACACACAGGGGAGAAGCCCTACAAATGTAATCAGTGTGGAAAAGCTTTTGGTCAGAAATCACAACTCAGAGGACATCATAGAATTCACACAGGGGaaaaaccctataaatgtaaTCATTGTGGGGAAGCTTTCAGTCAGAAATCAAACCTCAGAGTACATCACAGAACTCATACTGGGGAGAAACCCTATCAATGTGAGGAGTGTGGAAAAACTTTCAGGCAGAAATCAAATCTCAGAGGGCATCAGAGAACTCACACTGGGGAGAAGccctatgaatgtaatgaatgtggaaaagcttTCAGTGAGAAGTCAGTCCTAAGAAAACATCAGCGAACTCACACCGGGGAGAAACCATATAATTGTAATCAGTGTAGGGAAGCTTTCAGTCAGAAATCCAATCTCAGAGTACATCAGAGaactcacacaggggagaaaccctataaatgtgaTAAATGTGGGAAAACTTTCAGTCAAAAATCAAGCCTTAGAGAACATCAGAAAGCCCACCCAGGGGATTAA
- the ZNF782 gene encoding zinc finger protein 782 isoform X3 encodes MKASVSFRGSLVCGRARRKTVPFILSQASVSFQDVTVEFSQEEWQHMGPVERTLYRDVMLENYSHLVSVGYCFTKPELIFTLEQGEDPWLLEKEKGFLSRNSPEDSQPDEISEKSPENQGKHWWQVLFTNKLLTTEQEISGKPQNRDINIFPARMMPCKCDTAGSACQGLSLMAPHCQYSKEKAHEHNVCDKWLISIKDGRTNTQEKSLAYSKIVKTLHHKGEVIQHRTIQTLGQDFEYNENRKAFLEKAALVTSNSTHPKGKSYNFNKFGENKYDKSTFIIPQNIHPEKSHYEFNDTGNCFCRITHKTLTGGKSFNPKSHIRERHRVHIGVKPSEYGKSFNRNSTLPVHQRTHATDKYSDYHPCTETFSYQSTFSVHQKVHIRAKPYEYNECGKSCSMNSRLIWPQKSHTGEKPYECHECQKAFSEKSRLRKHQRTHTGEKPYKCDGCEKAFSAKSGLRIHQRTHTGEKPFECHECGKSFNYKSILIVHQRTHTGEKPFECNECRKSFSHMSGLRNHRRTHTGERPYKCDECGKAFKLKSGLRKHHRTHTGEKPYKCNQCGKAFGQKSQLRGHHRIHTGEKPYKCNHCGEAFSQKSNLRVHHRTHTGEKPYQCEECGKTFRQKSNLRGHQRTHTGEKPYECNECGKAFSEKSVLRKHQRTHTGEKPYNCNQCREAFSQKSNLRVHQRTHTGEKPYKCDKCGKTFSQKSSLREHQKAHPGD; translated from the exons GGTACTGCTTTACAAAACCAGAACTGATCTTCACATTGGAACAAGGAGAAGATCCATGGTtattagagaaagagaaaggatttcTAAGCAGGAACTCCCCAG aaGACTCCCAACCTGATGAAATCTCAGAGAAGAGCCCAGAAAATCAAGGCAAACATTGGTGGCAAGTTTTATTCACCAATAAATTATTGACTACAGAGCAAGAAATTTCAGGAAAACCACAGAATCGAGACATAAACATTTTTCCTGCAAGAATGATGCCTTGTAAATGTGACACTGCGGGGTCTGCTTGCCAGGGTCTCAGCCTGATGGCCCCACACTGTCAGTATTCAAAAGAAAAGGCTCATGAGCATAATGTTTGTGACAAATGGCTCATCAGTATTAAGGATGGCAGAACTAACACTCAAGAGAAATCTTTGGCTTATAGTAAAATTGTGAAAACCCTCCATCATAAGGGGGAAGTTATTCAACATCGGACAATTCAGACTCTGGGGCAAGATTTTGaatataatgaaaatagaaaagctTTTCTTGAAAAGGCTGCCCTTGTTACATCTAACAGTACCCACCCAAAAGGAAAATCTTACAATTTCAATAAATTTGGGGAAAACAAATATGATAAATCAACCTTTATTATTCCTCAGAACATTCATCCAGAGAAGAGTCACTATGAGTTTAATGATACTGGAAATTGTTTCTGTAGAATCACTCACAAAACTCTCACAGGAGGGAAATCTTTCAACCCAAAGTCACACATTAGAGAACGTCATAGAGTTCATATAGGGGTGAAACCCTCTGAATATGGAAAAAGTTTCAACCGTAATTCAACCCTCCCAGTGCATCAGAGAACTCATGCAACAGATAAATACTCCGATTATCACCCATGTACAGAGACATTCAGCTACCAGTCAACTTTCAGTGTACATCAGAAGGTTCACATAAGGGCAAAACCCTATGAGTAtaatgaatgtgggaaatccTGCTCTATGAATTCACGCTTGATTTGGCCTCAGAAAAGtcacacaggggagaaaccctatgaatgtcaTGAATGCCAGAAAGCCTTCAGTGAGAAGTCACGCCTAAGAAAACATCAGAGAACTCACACGGGAGAGAAACCATATAAATGTGATGGATGTGAGAAAGCTTTCAGTGCAAAGTCAGGCCTAAGAATACACCAGAGAACCCACACAGGGGAGAAACCATTCGAATGTCATGAATGTGGGAAATCTTTTAACTATAAGTCAATCCTCATAGTGCATCAGAGaactcacacaggggagaaacctTTTGAATGTAATGAATGCAGGAAATCTTTCAGCCATATGTCAGGCCTAAGGAATCATCGaagaactcacacaggggaaagACCATATAAATGTgatgaatgtgggaaagctttcAAACTGAAGTCAGGCCTGAGGAAACATCATAGAACACACACAGGGGAGAAGCCCTACAAATGTAATCAGTGTGGAAAAGCTTTTGGTCAGAAATCACAACTCAGAGGACATCATAGAATTCACACAGGGGaaaaaccctataaatgtaaTCATTGTGGGGAAGCTTTCAGTCAGAAATCAAACCTCAGAGTACATCACAGAACTCATACTGGGGAGAAACCCTATCAATGTGAGGAGTGTGGAAAAACTTTCAGGCAGAAATCAAATCTCAGAGGGCATCAGAGAACTCACACTGGGGAGAAGccctatgaatgtaatgaatgtggaaaagcttTCAGTGAGAAGTCAGTCCTAAGAAAACATCAGCGAACTCACACCGGGGAGAAACCATATAATTGTAATCAGTGTAGGGAAGCTTTCAGTCAGAAATCCAATCTCAGAGTACATCAGAGaactcacacaggggagaaaccctataaatgtgaTAAATGTGGGAAAACTTTCAGTCAAAAATCAAGCCTTAGAGAACATCAGAAAGCCCACCCAGGGGATTAA